Proteins co-encoded in one Cyprinus carpio isolate SPL01 chromosome B5, ASM1834038v1, whole genome shotgun sequence genomic window:
- the mtrfr gene encoding mitochondrial translation release factor in rescue, whose amino-acid sequence MSSPLLVPQRLFAAWKLNWGSLNTGTSLTLQQPGLRVTGWPCVFAAGKKYQIDLPILHEEDLDEQFVRGSGPGGQATNKTSNCVVLRHIPTGIVVKCHQTRSVDLNRKRAREILREKLEI is encoded by the exons ATGTCTTCGCCTCTTTTAGTCCCTCAGCGCCTTTTCGCTGCGTGGAAGCTGAACTGGGGGTCACTGAACACAGGGACGAGCCTCACACTCCAGCAGCCGGGGCTGCGGGTAACAGGATGGCCGTGTGTTTTCGCTGCTGGTAAGAAATACCAAATTGACCTGCCAATACTCCACGAGGAAGACCTTGATGAACAGTTTGTTCGTGGGTCTGGTCCTGGAGGACAAGCCACCAACAAAACCAGCAACTGCGTGGTGCTCAGGCACATTCCCACGGGGATTGtcgtgaag TGTCACCAGACCAGATCGGTGGATTTGAACAGAAAACGAGCACGGGAGATTTTACGCGAGAAActggaaatataa
- the kmt5ab gene encoding lysine methyltransferase 5Ab, producing MGKGKKSTSAKRRPVDGRISEKTEEAKENKEGKPTTCQGQPTIHSCLNLNKPLRNNPLNLILDDNTATERLPKTSKQSEVKDAEANAPKKEDTGKQSLVCGPNEQTDVPHKVSGTRKQTKSGQRINGEKSKDRKSKNKESEPNRKVTDYFPVRRSCRKGKAELKCETLQHLDDLIKNNVEEGLKVKSIDGKGRGVFADRAFQKDQFVVEYHGELLEIADAKARESQYAKDPTTGCYMYYFRYHDKTYCVDATKETDRLGRLINHSKNGNLRTKLHEINGTPHLIFLASRDIKVDEELLYDYGDRSKEAIAAHPWLKH from the exons ATGGGAAAAG GCAAAAAGTCCACTTCTGCCAAACGAAGACCTGTGGACGGCAGAATAAGCGAGAAAACAGAAGAGGCTAAAGAGAACAAAGAGGGAAAACCCACG ACATGCCAAGGGCAGCCAACAATACATAGTTGTCTGAATCTAAACAAGCCGCTGAGGAATAACCCACTTAACCTTATTTTAGATGACAATACAGCAACGGAGCGTTTACCTAAAACCAGCAAACAGAGTGAAG TCAAAGACGCAGAGGCGAATGCGCCTAAAAAAGAGGACACTGGCAAACAGAGCCTTGTTTGTGGACCTAATGAGCAGACTGATGTGCCTCATAAAGTGTCCGGGACGAGAAAGCAAACAAAATCCGGGCAAAGGATAAATGGTGAAAAGTCAAAAGACAGGAA GTCGAAAAACAAAGAGTCTGAACCCAATCGAAAGGTCACCGATTATTTTCCTGTTAGGCGAAGTTGCAGGAAAGGCAAAGCTGAGTTGAAG TGTGAAACGCTGCAGCACCTTGATGATCTCATCAAAAACAATGTTGAAGAGGGGCTCAAG GTGAAAAGTATTGATGGAAAAGGAAGAGGTGTTTTTGCAGACCGAGCATTTCAGAAAGACCAGTTTGTAGTAGAGTACCATGGGGAATTGTTAGAGATTGCTGATGCTAAAGCAAGAGAGTCTCAGTATGCTAAAGACCCAACCACTGGATGCTACATGTACTATTTCCGCTACCATGACAAAACCTACTG tgtggatGCTACCAAAGAAACTGACCGTCTGGGCCGACTGATCAACCACAGTAAGAATGGCAACCTTCGGACCAAACTGCATGAGATAAATGGCACACCTCACCTCATCTTCCTGGCTTCCAGAGACATCAAAGTAGACGAGGAGCTGCTTTATGATTACGGTGACCGCAGTAAAGAAGCCATTGCTGCTCATCCTTGGCTTAAGCATTAA
- the mthfd2 gene encoding bifunctional methylenetetrahydrofolate dehydrogenase/cyclohydrolase, mitochondrial: MATLRALRKLCRHSHLQACSFHLSSSRQEAVIISGRKLARQIRHEARDDVEDWVASGNRRPHLSVVLVGDNPASHSYVLNKTRAAAEVGISSETILKPSCISEEELLDLIEKLNSDHRVDGLLVQLPLPDHIDERRVCNAVCPGKDVDGFHVVNVGRMCLDQSTMLPATPWGVWEIIKRTGIQTLGKNVVVAGRSKNVGMPIAMLLHTDGRHERPGGDATVTISHRYTPKEQLRQHTQIADIIVAAAGIPNLITADMIKEGAAVIDVGINRILDPLTGKSRLVGDVDFEGVKKKASYITPVPGGVGPMTVAMLMKNTIKAAKNLILTPPQRVRMAASS; encoded by the exons ATGGCTACACTCCGGGCATTGCGGAAACTATGCCGGCATTCTCACCTTCAGGCATGTAGTTTTCATTTGTCATCTTCACG ACAAGAGGCTGTGATCATCTCCGGCAGGAAACTGGCACGGCAGATCCGCCACGAGGCGCGTGATGACGTGGAGGATTGGGTCGCTTCTGGAAACCGACGACCTCACCTGAGTGTAGTGTTAGTGGGTGACAATCCAGCCAGTCACTCGTACGTTCTCAATAAAACCCGAGCAGCAGCAGAAGTGG GCATTAGTAGCGAGACCATCCTAAAACCTTCTTGTATTAGTGAAGAGGAGCTCCTTGACCTTATTGAGAAACTCAACTCAGACCACAGAGTAGACGGTCTGTTGGTACAGCTACCACTTCCTG ATCACATTGATGAGCGACGTGTATGCAATGCCGTGTGCCCAGGGAAAGATGTTGATGGCTTCCATGTGGTCAATGTTGGTCGCATGTGTCTGGATCAGTCGACTATGCTGCCTGCTACTCCTTGGGGGGTTTGGGAGATTATCAAACGCACAG GCATACAGACGCTGGGAAAGAATGTGGTAGTTGCTGGTCGCTCCAAGAATGTTGGGATGCCCATTGCAATGCTGCTACACACAGACGGCAGACATGAAAGGCCAGGAG GTGATGCCACAGTGACCATCTCACACCGTTACACTCCCAAAGAACAGCTCCGTCAGCACACGCAGATCGCAGACATTATCGTTGCTGCTGCAG GTATTCCCAACCTCATCACTGCTGATATGATAAAGGAGGGTGCAGCAGTTATAGATGTTGGAATCAACAGAATATTGGACCCCTTGACTGGGAAAAGCAGACTTGTTGGTGACGTGGACTTCGAAG GTGTTAAAAAGAAGGCCAGCTACATTACTCCAGTTCCAGGTGGTGTTGGACCCATGACTGTAGCAATGCTAATGAAAAATACAATCAAAGcagcaaaaaatttaattttaacccCCCCTCAACGTGTTCGAATGGCAGCGTCCTCATAA
- the dguok gene encoding deoxyguanosine kinase, mitochondrial isoform X2, translating into MSGISIRMIKRLFSSSVSYRFASSHMSRSNEIKRVSIEGNIAVGKSTFAKLLQNAGQDWEVIAEPVSKWQNVDQTTKTVDGAQQPSSNLLEMMYHDPKRWSYTFQTFSCMSRMRTQLQPLAARVLQSTGTPGQVYERSVYSDRYIFALNMFELGCINSTEWAVYQDWHSFLVEQFGHRIQLEGIIYLRASPQTCMERLGRRGRMEEQGIQLDYLEKLHTKHEDWLINKSTKVHFEHLAKVPVLVLDAEVEFEKDTKVQDDLLTKVKDFFSVL; encoded by the exons atgtcAGGGATAAGTATAAGAATGATAAAACGCCTTTTCTCGAGCTCTGTTTCTTACCGTTTTGCGAGCAGCCACATGAGTAGAAGCAATGAAATAAAGAGAGTCTCGATCGAAGGAAACATTG CGGTCGGGAAGTCAACATTTGCCAAGCTGCTACAGAATGCAGGACAGGACTGGGAAGTGATCGCAGAGCCCGTCAGCAAATGGCAAAATGTGGACCAGACGACGAAG ACTGTGGATGGTGCTCAGCAACCGTCCAGTAACCTGTTAGAGATGATGTACCATGATCCAAAGCGCTGGTCCTACACTTTCCAGACGTTCTCCTGCATGAGTCGCATGCGCACACAACTGCAGCCCCTTGCTGCCAGAGTACTGCAGTCCACAGGCACGCCGGGACAGGTGTACGAGCGCTCTGTCTACAGTGACAG GTACATCTTTGCTTTAAATATGTTTGAGCTTGGCTGTATAAACTCAACAGAGTGGGCTGTGTATCAGGATTGGCACTCCTTTCTTGTTGAGCAGTTTGGTCATCGAATTCAACTGGAGGGCATCATATATCTCCGAGCATCTCCACAG ACCTGCATGGAGAGGTTAGGCAGACGAGGTCGAATGGAGGAACAGGGAATTCAGCTTGATTACCTCGAGAAACTCCACACAAAACATGAAGACTGGCTCATCAACAAGAGTACAAA GGTTCATTTTGAGCACCTGGCGAAGGTGCCCGTGTTGGTTCTGGATGCTGAAGTAGAGTTTGAGAAGGACACTAAGGTTCAAGACGATCTCTTAACAAAG GTGAAAGATTTTTTCAGCGTATTATAA
- the arl6ip4 gene encoding ADP-ribosylation factor-like protein 6-interacting protein 4 has translation MGGSDAGSRTKSRHRDESKSRSLSSSSARRSSPSPQKRHERSSDRKKMKRRSPSSSSSSSSSTSPSREKKSKKKKKRKEVKKLKREKKKEKKEKKRQKKLALKAEREAASVSNAVSDETPQTYLKTWQIEEAKEHGPVMTDEQKASFCTKRPMTKEEYDTTQSNIIIFSTLNPIFTNPVSNQLVRGDGEILEEIVSKERHKEINKKATKGDGDAFQNRLGINR, from the exons ATGGGAGGAAGTGATGCTGGTAGCAGAACTAAGAGCAGACACAGAGATGAGAGCAAATCCAGAAGCTTGTCATCATCAAGTGCCAGGAGATCCAGTCCAAGCCCTCAAAAGAGACATGAACGCTCCTCTG acagaaaaaagatgaaaaggaGAAGTCCCTCCAGCTCTTCATCATCTTCCAGCTCCACTTCCCCATccagagaaaaaaagagcaagaaaaaaaagaaacggaAAGAGGTTAAGAAACTGAAGCgtgaaaagaaaaaggagaaaaaggaaaagaagcgGCAAAAGAAGCTAGCATTAAAAGCTGAAAGAGAAGCAGCTTCCGTATCAAATGCTGTTTCTGATGAAACACCTCAAACATACCTGAAGACCTGGCAGATTGAAGAAGCTAAAGAACACGGCCCCG TCATGACTGATGAACAGAAGGCCAGTTTTTGCACCAAGAGACCAATGACGAAGGAAGAATATGACACAACTCAAAGCAACATCATCATATTTAGCACATTAAATCCAATTTTTACAAATCCCGTTTCGAACCA GCTTGTAAGAGGTGACGGGGAAATTTTAGAAGAAATTGTCAGCAAGGAGCGGCACAAGGAAATCAACAAG aaaGCCACTAAGGGAGATGGTGATGCCTTCCAGAACAGATTGGGCATCAATAGGTAG
- the rilpl2 gene encoding RILP-like protein 2 isoform X1, translating to MEGRHDSSPMQAFDKDVLEMTVEDVYDISYVIGRDLLKVNTGSREFSDLQFKIVRVLEMFETMVNKYNLSLEQLRMELDNMKREMERVVAEGSSGNVHDQTVGPNKLVVDLKDPNRPRFTMQELKEVLQERNKLKAQLLLAQEELQLYKSGVLGSQQKMVEVNLETLPQSEPAPSTIIEEHKEKSTIQKLFSFRQK from the exons ATGGAAGGACGGCACGACAGTTCACCCATGCAGGCTTTCGATAAGGACGTTTTGGAAATGACTGTTGAAGATGTTTATGACATTTCTTACGTGATCGGCAGAGATTTATTAAAAGTCAACACAGGTAGCCGGGAATTCTCGGATTTACAGTTCAAAATCGTGCGTGTGCTGGAGATGTTTGAGACCATGGTGAATAAGTACAACCTGTCGCTGGAGCAGCTGAGGATGGAGCTGGATAATATGAAGCGAGAAATGGAGAGAGTTGTAGCAGAAGGTTCAAGTGGTAATGTTCACGAT caGACTGTTGGGCCAAACAAACTAGTTGTGGATTTAAAAGACCCAAACCGACCACGATTCACCATGCAGGAGTTAAAGGAGGTTCTGCAAGAGAGAAACAAACTTAAAGCCCAGCTGTTACTGGCCCAAGAGGAACTACAACTCTACAAGAG TGGAGTCCTGGGCTCCCAACAGAAGATGGTGGAAGTAAATCTGGAGACCCTTCCTCAGTCAGAACCTGCACCCTCCACCATTATAGAGGAGCACAAAGAGAAGAGCACCATTCAGAAACT gtTCTCTTTTCGACAAAAATAG
- the dguok gene encoding deoxyguanosine kinase, mitochondrial isoform X1, with protein MSGISIRMIKRLFSSSVSYRFASSHMSRSNEIKRVSIEGNIAVGKSTFAKLLQNAGQDWEVIAEPVSKWQNVDQTTKQTVDGAQQPSSNLLEMMYHDPKRWSYTFQTFSCMSRMRTQLQPLAARVLQSTGTPGQVYERSVYSDRYIFALNMFELGCINSTEWAVYQDWHSFLVEQFGHRIQLEGIIYLRASPQTCMERLGRRGRMEEQGIQLDYLEKLHTKHEDWLINKSTKVHFEHLAKVPVLVLDAEVEFEKDTKVQDDLLTKVKDFFSVL; from the exons atgtcAGGGATAAGTATAAGAATGATAAAACGCCTTTTCTCGAGCTCTGTTTCTTACCGTTTTGCGAGCAGCCACATGAGTAGAAGCAATGAAATAAAGAGAGTCTCGATCGAAGGAAACATTG CGGTCGGGAAGTCAACATTTGCCAAGCTGCTACAGAATGCAGGACAGGACTGGGAAGTGATCGCAGAGCCCGTCAGCAAATGGCAAAATGTGGACCAGACGACGAAG CAGACTGTGGATGGTGCTCAGCAACCGTCCAGTAACCTGTTAGAGATGATGTACCATGATCCAAAGCGCTGGTCCTACACTTTCCAGACGTTCTCCTGCATGAGTCGCATGCGCACACAACTGCAGCCCCTTGCTGCCAGAGTACTGCAGTCCACAGGCACGCCGGGACAGGTGTACGAGCGCTCTGTCTACAGTGACAG GTACATCTTTGCTTTAAATATGTTTGAGCTTGGCTGTATAAACTCAACAGAGTGGGCTGTGTATCAGGATTGGCACTCCTTTCTTGTTGAGCAGTTTGGTCATCGAATTCAACTGGAGGGCATCATATATCTCCGAGCATCTCCACAG ACCTGCATGGAGAGGTTAGGCAGACGAGGTCGAATGGAGGAACAGGGAATTCAGCTTGATTACCTCGAGAAACTCCACACAAAACATGAAGACTGGCTCATCAACAAGAGTACAAA GGTTCATTTTGAGCACCTGGCGAAGGTGCCCGTGTTGGTTCTGGATGCTGAAGTAGAGTTTGAGAAGGACACTAAGGTTCAAGACGATCTCTTAACAAAG GTGAAAGATTTTTTCAGCGTATTATAA
- the dguok gene encoding deoxyguanosine kinase, mitochondrial isoform X3, whose translation MSRSNEIKRVSIEGNIAVGKSTFAKLLQNAGQDWEVIAEPVSKWQNVDQTTKQTVDGAQQPSSNLLEMMYHDPKRWSYTFQTFSCMSRMRTQLQPLAARVLQSTGTPGQVYERSVYSDRYIFALNMFELGCINSTEWAVYQDWHSFLVEQFGHRIQLEGIIYLRASPQTCMERLGRRGRMEEQGIQLDYLEKLHTKHEDWLINKSTKVHFEHLAKVPVLVLDAEVEFEKDTKVQDDLLTKVKDFFSVL comes from the exons ATGAGTAGAAGCAATGAAATAAAGAGAGTCTCGATCGAAGGAAACATTG CGGTCGGGAAGTCAACATTTGCCAAGCTGCTACAGAATGCAGGACAGGACTGGGAAGTGATCGCAGAGCCCGTCAGCAAATGGCAAAATGTGGACCAGACGACGAAG CAGACTGTGGATGGTGCTCAGCAACCGTCCAGTAACCTGTTAGAGATGATGTACCATGATCCAAAGCGCTGGTCCTACACTTTCCAGACGTTCTCCTGCATGAGTCGCATGCGCACACAACTGCAGCCCCTTGCTGCCAGAGTACTGCAGTCCACAGGCACGCCGGGACAGGTGTACGAGCGCTCTGTCTACAGTGACAG GTACATCTTTGCTTTAAATATGTTTGAGCTTGGCTGTATAAACTCAACAGAGTGGGCTGTGTATCAGGATTGGCACTCCTTTCTTGTTGAGCAGTTTGGTCATCGAATTCAACTGGAGGGCATCATATATCTCCGAGCATCTCCACAG ACCTGCATGGAGAGGTTAGGCAGACGAGGTCGAATGGAGGAACAGGGAATTCAGCTTGATTACCTCGAGAAACTCCACACAAAACATGAAGACTGGCTCATCAACAAGAGTACAAA GGTTCATTTTGAGCACCTGGCGAAGGTGCCCGTGTTGGTTCTGGATGCTGAAGTAGAGTTTGAGAAGGACACTAAGGTTCAAGACGATCTCTTAACAAAG GTGAAAGATTTTTTCAGCGTATTATAA
- the rilpl2 gene encoding RILP-like protein 2 isoform X2 — translation MEGRHDSSPMQAFDKDVLEMTVEDVYDISYVIGRDLLKVNTGSREFSDLQFKIVRVLEMFETMVNKYNLSLEQLRMELDNMKREMERVVAEGSSGNVHDTVGPNKLVVDLKDPNRPRFTMQELKEVLQERNKLKAQLLLAQEELQLYKSGVLGSQQKMVEVNLETLPQSEPAPSTIIEEHKEKSTIQKLFSFRQK, via the exons ATGGAAGGACGGCACGACAGTTCACCCATGCAGGCTTTCGATAAGGACGTTTTGGAAATGACTGTTGAAGATGTTTATGACATTTCTTACGTGATCGGCAGAGATTTATTAAAAGTCAACACAGGTAGCCGGGAATTCTCGGATTTACAGTTCAAAATCGTGCGTGTGCTGGAGATGTTTGAGACCATGGTGAATAAGTACAACCTGTCGCTGGAGCAGCTGAGGATGGAGCTGGATAATATGAAGCGAGAAATGGAGAGAGTTGTAGCAGAAGGTTCAAGTGGTAATGTTCACGAT ACTGTTGGGCCAAACAAACTAGTTGTGGATTTAAAAGACCCAAACCGACCACGATTCACCATGCAGGAGTTAAAGGAGGTTCTGCAAGAGAGAAACAAACTTAAAGCCCAGCTGTTACTGGCCCAAGAGGAACTACAACTCTACAAGAG TGGAGTCCTGGGCTCCCAACAGAAGATGGTGGAAGTAAATCTGGAGACCCTTCCTCAGTCAGAACCTGCACCCTCCACCATTATAGAGGAGCACAAAGAGAAGAGCACCATTCAGAAACT gtTCTCTTTTCGACAAAAATAG
- the mob1a gene encoding MOB kinase activator 1A, translating into MSFLFGGRSSKTFKPKKNIPEGSHQYELLKHAEATLGSGNLRAAVMLPEGEDLNEWIAVNSVDFFNQINMLYGTITEFCTETSCSVMSAGPRYEYHWADGTNIKKPIKCSAPKYIDYLMTWVQDQLDDETLFPSKIGVPFPKNFMSVAKTILKRLFRVYAHIYHQHFDSVMRLQEEAHLNTSFKHFIFFVQEFNLIDRRELAPLQDLIEKLGSKDR; encoded by the exons ATGAGTTTCTTATT TGGAGGCCGTTCTTCAAAGACTTTCAAGCCCAAGAAGAACATCCCAGAAGGCTCTCATCAGTATGAACTGCTGAAGCATGCAGAGGCCACCTTAGGAAGCGGAAACCTCCGAGCTGCTGTCATGTTACCAGAGGGAGAGGACCTCAACGAATGGATTGCGGTTAATT CTGTGGACTTTTTCAACCAGATCAACATGCTCTATGGCACAATCACTGAATTTTGCACAGAAACCAGCTGCTCTGTTATGTCTGCGGGGCCaag GTATGAATATCACTGGGCAGACGGCACCAACATCAAAAAACCCATAAAGTGTTCTGCTCCCAAGTACATTGACTACTTGATGACCTGGGTTCAGGATCAGCTGGATGATGAAACTCTCTTCCCATCTAAGATCG GCGTTCCTTTCCCAAAGAACTTCATGTCAGTGGCAAAGACTATACTGAAGCGTCTGTTCAGGGTTTATGCTCATATTTACCATCAGCATTTTGACTCGGTCATGCGGCTTCAGGAGGAAGCTCATCTGAACACCTCCTTCAAGCATTTTATCTTCTTTGTACAG gagtTCAATCTCATTGATCGCAGAGAGCTGGCACCCCTGCAGGACCTTATTGAGAAACTAGGCAGCAAGGATAGATAG